The following is a genomic window from Flavobacterium sp..
TGGGAAGAGCTCGTGGTAAAAACAACATGACAGGTGGAAATGACGAGAGAGAAAACACTTTAAATCAGTTATTAACAGAAATGGATGGTTTTGGAACCAATTCAAATGTAATTGTTTTAGCTGCAACAAACCGTGCCGATGTTTTAGACAAAGCTTTATTACGTGCCGGTCGTTTTGACAGACAAATTTATGTGGATTTACCAGACATTAGAGAGCGTAAAGAAATATTTGAAGTTCACTTAAAACCTTTAAAAAAATCAGAGGAATTAGACACTGAATTTTTAGCAAAACAAACTCCAGGATTCTCAGGAGCTGACATTGCTAATGTTTGTAACGAAGCAGCTTTAATTGCCGCTCGTAACGACAAAAAAGCGGTAGACAAACAAGATTTCTTAGACGCTGTAGATAGAATTGTAGGTGGTTTAGAAAAGAAAAATAAAATTGTTACACCGGCAGAAAAACGTGCAATTGCCATTCACGAAGCCGGACACGCTACGGTTAGCTGGATGTTAGAACACGCCGCACCACTAGTAAAAGTAACGATTGTTCCTCGTGGACAAAGTTTAGGAGCTGCTTGGTATTTACCAGAAGAACGACTAATTGTTCGACCAGATCAAATGTTAGACGAAATGTGTGCTACCATGGGAGGAAGAGCTGCTGAAAAAGTAATTTTTAATGAAATTTCAACAGGAGCATTAAGCGATTTAGAGAAAGTTACACGCCAAGCAAGAGCAATGGTAACCATTTATGGATTGAACGATAAGCTTGGAAATATCACCTATTATGATTCATCAGGACAGTCTGATTACAATTTTTCTAAACCATACTCTGAAGAAACTGCAAAAGTGATAGATTTTGAAATTTCTAAATTAATTGAAGAGCAATACCAAAGAGCTATTCATCTTTTAGAAACAAACAAAGAAAAATTAACTCAATTAGCTGATATTCTAATTGAAAAAGAAGTTATTTTTAAAGATGATTTAGAAACTATTTTTGGAAAAAGACCTTTTGACAAAGAGGCTGAAATTCCTGCTACTGAATAAGAGTTATCAACAAAATTATATTAATAAAAAACTTAATTCTTTACGCAAAGAATTAAGTTTTTTTTTATCTTTGATTTTCACACTATAA
Proteins encoded in this region:
- the ftsH gene encoding ATP-dependent zinc metalloprotease FtsH produces the protein MAQNSNSNFKFSPWMSIVLVLVIFFTISLFTKGLDLSNPAPTTLSKFYQYLDKNQVDKVVFTNTKATVYLKKTALTDKAHDKVKNDVLGKLNTKGPHYFTEIGDLKTFQENLQKASSEGKLSDYEKEPESMWGEVISMLLPFVILIGLWIFMMRRMSGGSGGGGGQIFSIGKSKAKLFDEKNDTRVTFENVAGLEGAKEEIQEIVEFLKTPEKYTSIGGKIPKGALLVGPPGTGKTLLAKAVAGEAKVPFFSLSGSDFVEMFVGVGASRVRDLFKQAKEKSPSIIFIDEIDAVGRARGKNNMTGGNDERENTLNQLLTEMDGFGTNSNVIVLAATNRADVLDKALLRAGRFDRQIYVDLPDIRERKEIFEVHLKPLKKSEELDTEFLAKQTPGFSGADIANVCNEAALIAARNDKKAVDKQDFLDAVDRIVGGLEKKNKIVTPAEKRAIAIHEAGHATVSWMLEHAAPLVKVTIVPRGQSLGAAWYLPEERLIVRPDQMLDEMCATMGGRAAEKVIFNEISTGALSDLEKVTRQARAMVTIYGLNDKLGNITYYDSSGQSDYNFSKPYSEETAKVIDFEISKLIEEQYQRAIHLLETNKEKLTQLADILIEKEVIFKDDLETIFGKRPFDKEAEIPATE